The Nitrospirota bacterium genome segment GAACTGTTCGACAGCCTCCCCTCGACGAACCGGGAGGCCTCTCGCCTCGCACAGGCAGACGTGGAACATGGCACGGTCGTCGTCGCAGACAGCCAGACCGCCGGACGGGGGCGCTTAGCCAGAACCTGGTTTTCACCGGCTGGCGCCAACCTCTACTGCTCCGCCATTCTCCGGATGAAACGTCCAGCTGAGGGCCTCACGGAATGGCTCTCCTGGCTGCCGCTCGTCTCGGCGCTGGCAGCAGCAGAAGCCATCGAGGCGGTTTCGTCTCTCCATGTCTCCGTGAAATGGCCCAACGATCTCCTGATCTCGGAGCGAAAGGTCGGCGGGATTCTCTGTGAAAGCGGTTCCGCTGCAGGCTCAATCCCATTCCAGATTATCGGGATCGGCCTCAACGTCAACGTCGCACAAGAAGACTGGCCGGAGGAGCTCCGCGAATCTGCCACCTCGATCTGGCATGAACAACAACGAACTGTTGACCGCAACCGGCTACTCGCCCAACTCCTCCTCGAACTCGAACAATGCATCGATGAATTGGCCGCTCACGGAACCAGTCGGCTGTCGTTGGCCTATCACCAGCGCTGCTCCACCATCGGACAGAACGTGAAGGCCACCTTGGCCAATGGAGACCAGTGCCTGGGGCGAGCCGAAGGCATCGGCCAGGATGGAGCCCTGATGGTGAAACCGGATGAGCCCCAACCAGGCTCCAAAGCGCCGGAGATCGTTCACTTACGAGTCGCTGACATTATCCACGTGCGAACCTAGCAGACCACTGGCCAAATCACTTACTCGAGACGTACAATAGGCCATGCTTCTCGTCGTCGATATCGGCAACACCAACATTGTCTGGGGCGTCTATGATGACCGCACCCTGGCGGCCCATTGGCGCATCGCCACGGACGTGAAGAAAACGTCTGACGAATACGGCATTCTCTTCGCCAACCTCCTCACGGCGGCAGGAATCTCCGCGCAACGGCTGACCGGCGCCATCATCTCCAGCGTCGTCCCGGCCCTGACCGGAACCGTCGAACAGATGCTCGAGCAATATTTCCATCTGCGCCCCTTGGTCGTGACCTCGGACACAGATACAGGACTCACCATCCGTTACGACAATCCAAAAGAAATCGGCAGCGACCGGCTGGTCAATGCAGCGGCCGCGTACCATAAATATCGCCGCGACCTCATCGTCGTCGACTTCGGCACCGCGACTACCTTTTGCGCCATCACAGCAGAGGGCCAGTACCTCGGAGGCGTCATCGCTCCCGGCCTGGGCATCTCGGCGGAGGCCCTCTTCACCAGAGCGGCCAAACTCGCCAAAGTGGAATTGATCCGTCCCAAGACCGTCATCGGCACAGACACAGCCAGCAGCATTCAATCGGGGCTCTTATTCGGCTATGCGGGGCTAGTCGATACCGTCGTCCGGCGCATGGAACAGGAACTGGGTCGCAGCACCTACGTCATCGGCACAGGAGGGCTCAGCTCCATCCTGGCTTCCGAAGCGACATCGATCCAAAAGATCGAGCCTCTCCTGACCTTAGAAGGTCTGGAACTCCTCTACCGCCGCGCTCAGGGCACCCTCCCCTCTACCATGCAAGTCTAAAAGCCACCGCCACAACGCAAGTAATTAATTTTTCTGGCCCCGTTGACTTCATGAGGCCTGTGGCTATCTCCACACGGACAGAGGAGTATTTCATGGCTGAAGAGCAACAGAACACGAATACAATCGACAACTTGGACAATTCCTCGCAAGCCCCAGAAGAAGCAGGATCAGTCGCAGAGCTTCAACAGGCTCTCGCGGCCAAGGCTGAAGAGGCGAAGGGTTTGAACGACAAATACCTTCGGCTCGCCGCCGAATTCGACAACTATAAGCGATTGACCCAGAAGGACCAGCGGGACCAGATCCGGTTCGGCAATGAGCAATTGCTAAAGGAACTCCTGCCGGTCGTCGACAATCTCGAACGGGCCATCAAGGCCTCACGAGAAGGCGGAAGCAACGAGGTGCTCATGCAAGGCGTAGAGCTCACCCTCAAACAGTTGACGGGAGCCTTGACGAGATTTTATGTCACGCCCATCGAAACGGTCGGCAAACCCTTCGATCCCGCGACGCATCAGTCCGTCACCTCCGTTCAGTCCGAAAGGGTGCCGGAGCAGCATGTGGTAGACGAGTTTCAACGGGGCTATCTCCTGCACGACCGTATCTTGCGGGCCGCCATGGTGAGCGTATCGACGGGCCGGGCTGACAGCTGACCGAGAGTAGACGACACAATCAATTCATCGTACACACATCATCACAGACAGATATAGCTAGGAAGGAGTAGCCACATGGGTAAAGTGATCGGCATCGATCTTGGAACCACGAACTCCTGCGTTTCTATCATGAGCGGCGGTGAACCGATTGTGATCGCCAACGCAGAAGGAGCCCGCACCACCCCGTCCGTCGTCGCTATCACCGAAAAAGGCGAACGCCTCGTCGGGCAGATTGCAAAGCGCCAGGCGATTACGAATCCGGAGAACACCATTTTCTCTGTGAAGCGCCTCATGGGCCGCAAGTTCCGCAGCCAGCAAGTAACCGACGCAGCCAAGCGGCTGCCCTACAAAGTGGTCGACGGCGACAACGGCGATGCCTACGTCGAGTTGCGCGGCAAGCGCTACAGCCCGCCGGAAATCTCCGCCATGATTCTGCAAAAGATGCGGCAGACCGCGGAAGACTATCTCGGAGAAAAAGTCACCGAAGCGGTCATCACCGTCCCGGCCTATTTCGACGACAGCCAGCGTCAGGCCACCAAAGATGCAGGCCAGGTCGCAGGCTTGACCGTCCTCCGGATCATCAACGAACCGACCGCCGCGGCCCTCGCCTACGGCCTGGACAAGAAGAAGGACGAGCGGGTTGCCGTCTACGATTTGGGCGG includes the following:
- the grpE gene encoding nucleotide exchange factor GrpE, yielding MAEEQQNTNTIDNLDNSSQAPEEAGSVAELQQALAAKAEEAKGLNDKYLRLAAEFDNYKRLTQKDQRDQIRFGNEQLLKELLPVVDNLERAIKASREGGSNEVLMQGVELTLKQLTGALTRFYVTPIETVGKPFDPATHQSVTSVQSERVPEQHVVDEFQRGYLLHDRILRAAMVSVSTGRADS
- a CDS encoding type III pantothenate kinase; the encoded protein is MLLVVDIGNTNIVWGVYDDRTLAAHWRIATDVKKTSDEYGILFANLLTAAGISAQRLTGAIISSVVPALTGTVEQMLEQYFHLRPLVVTSDTDTGLTIRYDNPKEIGSDRLVNAAAAYHKYRRDLIVVDFGTATTFCAITAEGQYLGGVIAPGLGISAEALFTRAAKLAKVELIRPKTVIGTDTASSIQSGLLFGYAGLVDTVVRRMEQELGRSTYVIGTGGLSSILASEATSIQKIEPLLTLEGLELLYRRAQGTLPSTMQV
- a CDS encoding biotin--[acetyl-CoA-carboxylase] ligase — protein: MATSWLGRRIELFDSLPSTNREASRLAQADVEHGTVVVADSQTAGRGRLARTWFSPAGANLYCSAILRMKRPAEGLTEWLSWLPLVSALAAAEAIEAVSSLHVSVKWPNDLLISERKVGGILCESGSAAGSIPFQIIGIGLNVNVAQEDWPEELRESATSIWHEQQRTVDRNRLLAQLLLELEQCIDELAAHGTSRLSLAYHQRCSTIGQNVKATLANGDQCLGRAEGIGQDGALMVKPDEPQPGSKAPEIVHLRVADIIHVRT